Genomic window (Terriglobales bacterium):
GGATGACGTCCAGGATCATCCAGTGCGGCTTGTTGCCGCTCTTGCGGAAGGCCTCGACCACCTTCAGGCGCTTGGCGTATTTCAGGCGCTTCTGCATCGAGGTCTCGTTCTTCATCTTCTCGCGCAGGTCGGTGGACAGCTCCTCGACCTCCACCCGCTTCAGAAGTTCCTTGATCGCCTCCGCCCCCATCATTGCCTTGAAGCCGGTGGCGCGGAACTGCTGGTCGAGTTCGCGGAACTTGGTCTCTTCCTTGATGACCTCGTGTTCCTTGACCGGGGCGTCGCCGGGCTCCACCACCACGTAGGCCTCGAAATAGAGTACGGACTCGAGGTCCCGCAGGGAGATATCGAGCAGGTGACCGATGCGGCTGGGCAGGCCCTTGAAGAACCAGACGTGCGAACACGGCGAAGCCAGCTCGATGTGGCCGAGCCGCTCGCGGCGAACCTTCGACAGCGTGACTTCCACGCCGCACTTGTCGCAGATCACGCCGCGGTGCTTCATGCGC
Coding sequences:
- a CDS encoding DNA-directed RNA polymerase subunit beta', with amino-acid sequence MYRSSPFDLGNTIADFDAIRISLASPEKIRSWSHGEVTKPETINYRTFKPERDGLFCARIFGPVTDWECLCGKYKRMKHRGVICDKCGVEVTLSKVRRERLGHIELASPCSHVWFFKGLPSRIGHLLDISLRDLESVLYFEAYVVVEPGDAPVKEHEVIKEETKFRELDQQFRATGFKAMMGAEAIKELLKRVEVEELSTDLREKMKNETSMQKRLKYAKRLKVVEAFRKSGNKPHWMILDVIPVIPPELRPLVPLDGGRFATSDLNDLYRRVINRNNRLKKLMDLHAPEVIVRNEKRM